In Deltaproteobacteria bacterium GWC2_55_46, a single window of DNA contains:
- a CDS encoding ABC transporter produces MSLIVAENIHKDYQVGEIRVEALKGVSFEIEPSSFVSFVGPSGSGKTTLLNLIGCLDKPTGGKLKVSDTDVLSLDRKQSAFFRGSNIGFIFQDFNLIPVLTVYENIEYPLLMVQNIPAGERKKRVTALLDAVGMSEQRDKYPDQISGGQKQRVAVARALVTNPKLVLADEPTANLDHKTAYMVIALMKKMRDELRTTFIFSTHDQKIVGEAEILYSLEDGELKGKDVKKGGARNA; encoded by the coding sequence ATGTCTTTGATAGTGGCTGAAAATATACATAAGGACTACCAGGTCGGTGAGATAAGGGTCGAGGCGTTGAAGGGGGTCAGCTTCGAGATAGAGCCTTCTTCCTTTGTTTCCTTCGTTGGTCCTTCGGGTAGCGGGAAGACGACCCTGTTGAACCTTATCGGTTGCCTGGACAAGCCTACGGGCGGCAAGTTGAAGGTCTCGGATACGGATGTCTTAAGTCTCGATCGGAAACAGAGCGCATTTTTTAGAGGATCTAATATCGGATTCATCTTTCAGGATTTCAATCTCATACCCGTCCTTACGGTTTACGAAAATATCGAATATCCGCTTCTAATGGTGCAAAACATCCCCGCCGGAGAGAGAAAAAAACGGGTTACGGCCCTTTTGGACGCAGTTGGAATGTCCGAGCAGAGGGATAAGTATCCCGATCAGATCTCGGGAGGACAAAAGCAGAGGGTGGCTGTCGCGAGGGCCCTTGTCACAAACCCGAAGCTTGTCCTTGCCGACGAGCCTACCGCCAATCTGGACCACAAAACAGCCTACATGGTCATTGCGCTCATGAAAAAGATGAGGGATGAGCTCAGGACCACGTTCATCTTTTCCACCCACGACCAAAAGATAGTGGGAGAAGCTGAGATATTGTATTCACTGGAGGACGGAGAACTGAAGGGGAAGGACGTTAAAAAGGGTGGTGCACGGAATGCGTAA
- a CDS encoding ABC transporter substrate-binding protein, with the protein MRNLFKIAVRNLLRYKRRTMLTASLITVGVVFVLVFISVSGSFKNMMIGQITDSMLGHMQVHRKGYVASIENLPLTMNLMPEEFERLEAVLDSQPEIEAYSPRIRFGGGFSNFAETTNIRLNAVFPEKEFRTVPLLSSRIVNGEKNIKQGEIIVPELLAKGMNVNIGDMVVVVTTNKDGSVNGKQFKIGGILQSATGPGGRDGYIHIEDARELLRMDEMEISEVAVRLKDFGRLNKFSEKLSAVLSKDLNSQGKPVFEVHTWETLSPFYNIARMIDLMTFFIKLMLIAIVLISIMNVMIMAVYERIREIGTIAAIGTLPGKILSMFVIEGFCLGVAGAVIGNIVGVSIVLILNLLEITFDFGQQTGLLLVAEITPYDLLFISVTVIVVSVIASLQPAFKASRMEPIDALRHV; encoded by the coding sequence ATGCGTAATCTCTTCAAGATAGCCGTAAGGAACCTCCTGAGGTATAAAAGAAGGACGATGCTGACGGCCTCGCTGATAACCGTCGGAGTTGTTTTCGTCCTCGTATTTATTTCCGTATCAGGGTCGTTTAAAAACATGATGATAGGGCAGATAACCGATTCGATGCTCGGCCACATGCAGGTTCACAGGAAAGGCTATGTGGCATCCATAGAAAACCTGCCGCTGACCATGAATTTAATGCCTGAAGAGTTTGAAAGGCTGGAGGCTGTGCTCGATAGCCAGCCCGAAATCGAGGCCTACTCTCCAAGAATAAGGTTCGGAGGCGGGTTCAGCAATTTCGCCGAGACGACAAACATAAGGCTCAACGCGGTATTCCCGGAAAAGGAATTCAGGACGGTCCCTCTGCTTTCCTCAAGAATCGTAAATGGTGAGAAAAATATTAAACAGGGTGAGATCATTGTTCCTGAACTCCTGGCGAAGGGGATGAATGTAAATATCGGAGATATGGTAGTTGTAGTTACGACCAATAAGGACGGCTCTGTAAACGGAAAACAGTTTAAGATCGGAGGAATCCTTCAGAGCGCCACAGGGCCCGGCGGCAGGGACGGCTACATACATATCGAGGATGCCCGTGAACTTCTCAGGATGGATGAAATGGAGATAAGCGAGGTAGCTGTCAGGCTTAAAGACTTCGGCAGGTTGAACAAGTTCAGTGAAAAGCTGAGCGCCGTGCTTTCGAAAGACCTGAATTCTCAGGGTAAGCCAGTATTCGAGGTGCATACATGGGAAACGCTCTCGCCCTTCTATAATATAGCTAGGATGATAGATTTAATGACGTTTTTTATCAAGCTGATGCTCATAGCCATTGTCCTGATAAGTATAATGAACGTCATGATAATGGCCGTATATGAAAGGATACGGGAGATAGGGACCATAGCCGCCATAGGCACGCTCCCGGGCAAGATACTTTCCATGTTCGTGATAGAAGGTTTCTGCCTCGGTGTCGCGGGCGCCGTTATCGGGAATATTGTGGGGGTTTCGATCGTCCTTATCCTCAATCTGCTGGAAATCACCTTTGATTTCGGTCAGCAAACGGGGCTGCTCCTTGTCGCTGAAATAACCCCATACGATCTTCTGTTCATATCCGTAACAGTAATAGTCGTCTCAGTCATAGCGAGCCTTCAGCCTGCGTTCAAGGCGTCACGGATGGAGCCGATAGACGCGCTCCGCCACGTATAG